In Cotesia glomerata isolate CgM1 linkage group LG8, MPM_Cglom_v2.3, whole genome shotgun sequence, the sequence aatattaaatattaaattttttagacaccttaaaattattaattaatttttttttttcaaatttttgaatatttttaaattaattaattaatcaatttataaaattaatttaaatattaaatattaaattttttagacaattaaaaattatcaattaattttttataaattatttaattaattaattattatttttttattgataaatttttatgttctaaaaaatattaaataatgaattaatttttttttacaaattaaatcttaatttaaataaatatttaattaaaataattaattttacagacATGGAATAGATTTAGATAATCCAGGACCAAATAGTTCAAgttcattattaaatagttgTTCACCAAATGAAGCAATGCCATCTGCGCCATTATCAGACAGTGGAGACAGTACTGGAAATCGTTCGGTGGATAACGCAACCCCGCCGATGCATTTCTTAACACCCCACGTGGAGATTTCAATTCCTTACCCGGAGCAGACAATGACCGGTCAAAGAAATTCGAGTCCTGCTCCGCTGAACGGCGACTCTCCCAACAGCCCTCAGAGTGCTGACAGCAACAGCAATGCACCGAGCAGCAGTCATCATCAGTTACCAATGCACCGGTAAGACTAcgctaaataataaattattaattatctattttattaagagaataagaaaagtgtctattaacattttttaagatataagctcatcccgatgttacactcatcgagacctttcatttgagtacccacatcaatttttcatatattttttatatttatatatttcacaaatatatacataaaatatataagaaatgtcatgtgggtactcaagtgaaaggtctcaatgagtgtgacatcgaaatgagctcatatctctaaaaatgtcaataattaagaaattaccttgtatcttgtgaactattgacatttttaaagatataagctctttTTTATGTTACGCtgatcgagacctttcatttgagtacccacatcaatttttcatatattttatatatttatatatttcacaaatatcatatatataaaatatataaaaaatgccatgtgggtactcaaatgaaaggtctcgatgagtgtaacataaaaataagtttatatcctaaaaaatgtcaataatcaagaaaatacgttgtattttgtcaactaatgacatttttaaaaatataagctcatcctgagattaccctcatcgagacctttcatttgagtacccacatcgatttttcatatattttatatatttatatatttcacaaatatcatatttataaaatatataaaaaatgccatgtgggtactcaagtgaaaggtctcgatgagtgtaacatcataatgaccttatatcttaaaaaatgttaataattaagaaatgacattgtattttgtccactgataacatttttaacgatataagctcatcctgatgttactcttatcgagacctttcatttgagtacccacatcaatttttcatatattttatatatttaaatatatataaatatgtaaatatataaatatatatgaaaatgcatgtgggtactcaaatgaaagctcttgatgagtataacaccaggatgagcttatatcttgaaaaatgtcaatatttaagaaagtacagtgcaatttaacaaaattcattatttatcaaagcaaaattttatttattcatagttcacaagtcatggcagtcacatagtgactgcaaggttgctagtaaataattaataaaattctaattaaaacaGGAGCATGGTAGAGGACTCAATTACACCCTCAATTTCTCTGATCCCAATAAAACAAGAACCAAATAGCAACGGGATGGATGAAAGTGGAGCAACCTCCAGCAATCTTCCACTTCCCTCTTTGATTAAAGTATCTCCGTTAAAGTCATTGCTGAGGGACGATTTGAGACGTAAGTTATCAAACACTTCTAACAATCTTATTATCAACGCCACCAACAGCaccaacaataacaacaacaataataataataatagtaataataataataatagcagcAGCAGTAGCGTTAACACGAGTGAGAATATATTGAATATAagtaacataaataatttatcgcaTCTGCGGGAGCCACCGAGTTCAACGAGGCCGGATCCTCGTTCAAGTGGCCTCCAATGCACTTACTGTCGGATTACCTTTCCCGATCAGACCTtgtattttttacacaaaGGCTGCCACAGTGACAGCAACCCCTGGAAGTGTAATATTTGCGGTGAACAATGCTGTAAtctttatcaatttaattcgCATTTATTAAGTAAAAGTCATCAGTAACTAATTGTGCCTTATTAGttgtttaattgttatttgtaATTATCGGGTCAATAATAGGTcagtaatgaatattttttttactcaatttttgaaatattttttttcttatttttataattggaattgtaattatttgtataaaaaatgtgttgaatttttagaaattttttttttaaggaggttcgagcgaatctaatgtaaaaaataatttccaactttgagctttgaaattaagtatacgtataaataaatacgttttttatctaatcccaaaatttaaaaaagattcaccgtttagttacttagatattaaattttaaaaatcgcatattttatctccttatacacgggctcttatggcggacaaacggtttgtcgagactttaattatttttttcaatattaacctcccaactttaacggataaaaaactatacacaagaaacttggattattgcaaaatataaaaacaatttaataataatacattaccgatataatttttgaaatatttaaagtcaaattttatgtttgtaactggtttatcgtcagccatttattcgaataaagatttgacaacatcgcgtcaacagctgagaaaaaacaaaaggatagaaatatagttacagagagagaaatgtttaactcacacactcatccacgtctcagttatgggtataatcaagcgcgctattgccaaatctgtttatttattccggcaagtaataaataccaaagtcattttattactttactttattaaataagtaaaaatcatcaattattaaattgtttaaattattttaaattaaaataaagaattttgacaaatattgggaaaactaaaattaaaaaaaaattttaacactattttgactcattagttacgctcgaacttccttaatgcagaaaatttgattttttgtcattaatttcttgaaaaatagaaaattgtGTATCACGGTCACATATGTTTCCATATGATCACTGGTCATTTATGAACATGTATGATAATTGGTCATTTATGATCCTGGTTCATATATGACCATTCATGATCATAAGTCACATATGaccatatctgatcagatatggttatatataatcattgATCAGATATGGTTATACATGATCATTGATCACAAATAATCATTGACTAAAATTAACCACTGTGAGTCATTAATTACAAATGATTACATATAACCATACATGATCATTGATCATATGACCATATATGatcattaaattatcataaaaattgagtaaaaaaattattctgataCTGGCATATTAATATAAGGGtaattctctgtaaggacgtcttaaatctgtacaaaattgtccgaccaaattatttttgattttattagaaaaaaaattaacaagggctacaaaactatcagcttaatcataataaataaacagccgatttaatttttgctttttcgatatttgtgtatcttttgccatataacatcacagggaactgtttttttttttatcgaattgagaaaaat encodes:
- the LOC123270535 gene encoding zinc finger protein ztf-16, whose amino-acid sequence is MSDGIDGNNGENEVDSHSSSVINNDNGEVGSNRDDEQDGDNEAQLNTNYDSSDGAVPVFRCDRCDNYETLNKAAFSVHQEQCLAGGEGVESVESIEVNEHDADNDESGHSSGHRSHRKMFECDVCNMKFSNGANMRRHKMRHTGVKPYECRVCQKRFFRKDHLAEHFTTHSKTLPYHCPICNRGFQRQIAMRAHFQNEHVGQHDMVKSCPLCNYRAATMKCLRLHFFNRHGIDLDNPGPNSSSSLLNSCSPNEAMPSAPLSDSGDSTGNRSVDNATPPMHFLTPHVEISIPYPEQTMTGQRNSSPAPLNGDSPNSPQSADSNSNAPSSSHHQLPMHRSMVEDSITPSISLIPIKQEPNSNGMDESGATSSNLPLPSLIKVSPLKSLLRDDLRRKLSNTSNNLIINATNSTNNNNNNNNNNSNNNNNSSSSSVNTSENILNISNINNLSHLREPPSSTRPDPRSSGLQCTYCRITFPDQTLYFLHKGCHSDSNPWKCNICGEQCCNLYQFNSHLLSKSHQ